A genomic segment from Thermanaerothrix sp. encodes:
- a CDS encoding PilC/PilY family type IV pilus protein translates to MFLLIDTSASMLWSTSGDVNDVPASGTNYSGPSGSSPYYVLPNPVPHNPVVGDPYYFYESSETWCTYGDGSQPYKMYTGEQYQYWGRDLDSSNNREDDPDCYAQDNDYLRYKRGNKSYGLVPNDSRAFKMKLVLWRLLRSPEVVRDAVIGVATYVQQDYSSWGDNSLPWADWYRGITKNGTFAYRETSWPNGRFGYDSPNSSGTGGSGMTYYGRSVRLSRGVLISTNEASKRAMFIVQPAQMYQLSGGSYVATQMRDKVIQWFDGREDASNKELRFDGKRPLTQSIAFSEGANYGKLEGSLRDFFCARKSGVYDTNDSRPSSEPTYIKQWCQGNYAIILTAGGQNRDNTDPVEAVRALHNSRISYSGWGVDPATGAYRKSQPVKVFVVAFVNPNPTSDKGRQLKRTLERMADVGDDGLENGSASPFYANDVAALMDAFKRIFESINSNAGSGGAPVVSPRKDGEAFVYSSAFSVPNSTKAMQWKGDVVCYEIDKDGNQTRKWSAAEMLNVKEHSERSLFAVVNGEGLKKVLNTGSFSYLDQLASQMGLSSSGASASTQAELFLRWLMGDRTVEYDANGFKIKWDEDLDENYPHKRAGQRYKMGDVYHAGMVELTVYNSNGGKDIALFAQDNLGLLHAFDVSNGSERWAFAPPNVLEGRRLVGLKQFQGAWLQTTDPMQSYYSVPRYLLDGPLVVEKTREGRYVLLGLLGRGGCGLYAMDVTSPWSPSFLWAVENQVFDFKGDASMPGFVASPKVVIWSPKSREVLSHAQAYGTKKDYRELFFSTSTPVVGTYGGEDVLLMGNGYPGPSGMSKQGAVYLTSLFTGEVRGRFTHENMKSVVGSPKALAPSDGSREIDLFYFGDLSSAVWRGSASRGEVSCIVPSGVIPGGMGISHSLAIGRSGGALWVAGVTGDDGGLDNPSGTRAAMFSFPLARAESGAITKTGDLNGVNAYDQSTAGSADGWYMPLDESGANRERPTTPPVIKNGYALFATFTPSSGACVAGTGRLYAVELRTGKSGWGGLKYREVENLKITGITVYKNKIYMGVQRFADISDNALKKAFGNDAKASWDSGLVTISLPPNVPADKDKVGKYDRIYWRRR, encoded by the coding sequence GTGTTTCTGCTCATAGATACCAGCGCGTCGATGCTGTGGTCCACCAGTGGGGACGTCAACGATGTTCCTGCGTCGGGCACCAATTATTCGGGGCCGTCCGGCTCCTCCCCTTACTACGTTCTTCCTAATCCGGTTCCTCACAATCCGGTGGTTGGGGATCCTTATTACTTTTACGAGTCCTCGGAGACCTGGTGTACCTATGGCGATGGATCTCAGCCGTATAAGATGTATACCGGAGAGCAGTACCAATATTGGGGCAGGGATTTAGATTCATCTAACAACAGGGAGGACGATCCCGACTGTTACGCCCAGGATAACGATTATCTGAGGTACAAGCGGGGTAATAAATCCTATGGCCTGGTTCCCAACGACAGCAGGGCGTTTAAGATGAAACTGGTCCTGTGGCGTCTTTTGCGTTCTCCAGAGGTGGTAAGAGACGCGGTCATCGGCGTGGCCACCTATGTCCAGCAGGATTATTCCAGCTGGGGAGATAACAGTCTACCTTGGGCGGATTGGTATCGGGGCATCACCAAGAACGGGACTTTCGCCTATCGCGAGACCAGCTGGCCCAACGGCCGTTTTGGTTATGACTCTCCCAACTCGTCCGGTACCGGTGGTAGTGGTATGACTTATTACGGCAGGAGCGTTCGGTTGAGCCGCGGGGTTTTGATCAGCACCAACGAGGCCAGCAAGAGGGCCATGTTCATAGTCCAGCCTGCCCAGATGTACCAGCTTTCCGGAGGCTCCTATGTAGCCACCCAGATGAGGGACAAGGTTATCCAGTGGTTTGATGGTAGAGAGGATGCCAGCAACAAGGAGCTTCGTTTTGACGGCAAGCGTCCTCTTACCCAGTCCATAGCATTCTCCGAGGGGGCTAACTATGGAAAGCTGGAAGGCTCCCTTCGTGATTTCTTCTGTGCCAGGAAGAGCGGGGTGTACGATACCAACGATTCTCGTCCAAGCAGTGAACCCACATACATAAAGCAATGGTGTCAGGGCAACTACGCCATAATACTGACCGCTGGGGGACAGAACCGGGACAACACCGATCCGGTGGAGGCGGTAAGGGCGCTTCACAACTCCAGGATATCTTACTCGGGATGGGGGGTTGATCCCGCCACTGGTGCTTATAGGAAGTCTCAGCCGGTTAAGGTCTTTGTGGTGGCATTTGTAAACCCTAACCCTACTTCAGATAAGGGTAGGCAGCTTAAGCGAACTCTTGAGAGGATGGCGGACGTGGGAGATGACGGGTTGGAGAACGGCTCTGCGTCGCCGTTTTATGCCAACGATGTGGCTGCCCTTATGGATGCCTTCAAGCGTATTTTTGAGAGCATAAACAGCAACGCCGGTTCCGGTGGAGCTCCAGTTGTAAGTCCTCGCAAGGATGGGGAGGCCTTCGTTTACTCCTCCGCCTTTTCGGTGCCCAATTCCACGAAGGCGATGCAGTGGAAGGGGGATGTCGTGTGCTACGAGATCGATAAGGACGGGAACCAGACGAGGAAGTGGAGCGCCGCTGAGATGCTGAACGTTAAGGAGCATTCGGAGCGGTCCCTTTTTGCGGTGGTCAACGGCGAGGGGCTTAAAAAGGTGTTGAACACCGGTTCTTTCAGCTATTTAGACCAATTGGCCTCCCAAATGGGCCTTTCTTCCAGCGGCGCAAGCGCCTCCACCCAGGCGGAGCTTTTCCTCCGGTGGCTTATGGGGGACAGGACCGTTGAGTACGACGCCAACGGGTTTAAGATCAAATGGGACGAGGATTTGGATGAGAACTATCCCCATAAGAGGGCCGGCCAGAGGTACAAGATGGGAGACGTCTACCACGCCGGTATGGTGGAGCTTACCGTGTACAACTCTAACGGAGGGAAGGACATAGCTCTCTTTGCCCAGGATAATTTGGGGTTGTTGCATGCCTTCGATGTTTCCAATGGATCTGAGCGTTGGGCCTTCGCACCTCCAAACGTGCTTGAGGGGCGCCGTCTTGTGGGGCTTAAACAGTTCCAGGGCGCTTGGCTTCAGACCACCGATCCCATGCAGTCCTACTACTCGGTTCCCCGCTACCTTTTGGACGGTCCATTGGTGGTGGAGAAGACCCGGGAGGGTAGGTATGTGTTGTTGGGGCTCCTTGGAAGGGGTGGGTGTGGATTATATGCCATGGACGTGACTTCCCCGTGGTCTCCCTCTTTCCTTTGGGCGGTGGAGAATCAGGTCTTCGACTTCAAGGGTGATGCCTCGATGCCCGGTTTTGTCGCCTCCCCGAAAGTGGTGATATGGAGTCCCAAGAGCAGGGAGGTCCTTTCGCACGCACAGGCTTATGGGACTAAGAAGGACTACCGGGAGCTTTTCTTCTCCACCTCAACCCCTGTGGTGGGGACTTATGGAGGGGAAGACGTTTTGTTGATGGGCAATGGTTATCCGGGGCCTTCCGGTATGTCCAAACAGGGGGCGGTATATCTTACTTCCCTTTTCACAGGTGAGGTGCGGGGTAGGTTTACCCATGAGAACATGAAGTCGGTGGTGGGGTCTCCTAAGGCTTTGGCGCCATCGGATGGCAGCAGGGAGATAGATCTCTTCTACTTCGGCGATCTGTCCTCTGCGGTTTGGAGGGGCAGCGCATCAAGGGGGGAAGTTTCGTGTATAGTTCCTTCTGGGGTTATCCCAGGGGGTATGGGTATTTCTCACAGCCTTGCCATCGGCAGAAGCGGAGGGGCCTTATGGGTTGCGGGGGTAACCGGTGACGACGGGGGGCTTGATAATCCCTCCGGCACCAGGGCGGCCATGTTCTCCTTCCCCCTGGCCAGAGCGGAAAGCGGAGCCATAACAAAGACCGGTGATCTTAACGGTGTAAACGCCTATGACCAATCCACTGCTGGATCCGCCGATGGCTGGTATATGCCGCTGGATGAATCTGGGGCAAACCGGGAGAGGCCTACGACTCCTCCGGTCATAAAGAACGGATACGCCCTTTTTGCCACCTTTACGCCTTCAAGCGGGGCCTGCGTGGCAGGAACCGGCAGGTTGTACGCGGTGGAGCTGCGAACCGGGAAGAGCGGATGGGGGGGACTTAAGTATCGGGAGGTGGAGAACCTTAAGATAACTGGCATAACCGTATATAAGAACA
- a CDS encoding prepilin-type N-terminal cleavage/methylation domain-containing protein, translated as MRRGFSLVEALISLVILAVVLLVLGASIMMSHAMAMRTSQQENALWLAGEALDALEWGGNPPSSISPYSLSCASYDVSGDRVLVVTVSWDSASGARSLEFRRVVPRDPALKVN; from the coding sequence GTGAGACGGGGTTTCTCCTTGGTGGAGGCTCTCATATCGCTGGTCATTCTGGCGGTGGTGTTGCTGGTCCTGGGGGCTTCCATAATGATGTCCCACGCCATGGCCATGCGAACCTCCCAGCAGGAGAATGCCCTGTGGCTTGCGGGAGAGGCTTTGGATGCGCTGGAGTGGGGGGGCAACCCCCCTTCCAGCATTTCTCCCTACAGCCTCTCCTGCGCCTCTTACGATGTTTCGGGGGACAGGGTTCTGGTGGTGACCGTAAGCTGGGACTCAGCCTCCGGCGCCAGGTCTTTGGAGTTCAGGAGGGTGGTGCCCCGTGATCCGGCCCTTAAGGTCAACTAG
- a CDS encoding prepilin-type N-terminal cleavage/methylation domain-containing protein produces MKQMWMRLLGKKRKGFTLVELLIVIIIIGILAGAMLLVAGSGTDKAEATRIVSDLRTVKSAAMMYYADNGSWTNNLDNLKSYMGSSGVDTAQFKMLAVSNDYYIGRNVTSYGNGVKAKLKDMASKDKNLFGGTDSAVNTTAYNNENWIYMQVR; encoded by the coding sequence ATGAAGCAGATGTGGATGCGGTTGTTGGGTAAGAAGCGGAAGGGTTTTACGTTGGTGGAGCTCCTGATCGTCATCATCATCATCGGCATACTGGCTGGAGCGATGCTTCTTGTGGCTGGCAGCGGCACCGATAAGGCGGAGGCCACCCGTATCGTAAGCGATCTTAGGACCGTGAAGAGCGCCGCCATGATGTACTATGCGGACAATGGCAGCTGGACCAATAACCTGGATAACCTTAAGTCCTACATGGGCAGCTCTGGAGTTGACACCGCCCAGTTCAAGATGCTTGCCGTTAGCAACGACTACTACATTGGCCGCAATGTGACCAGCTATGGCAACGGCGTTAAGGCAAAGCTGAAGGACATGGCCTCTAAGGACAAGAATCTGTTTGGTGGTACTGACAGCGCCGTCAACACCACCGCGTATAACAACGAGAACTGGATTTACATGCAGGTTCGTTAA
- a CDS encoding type II secretion system F family protein, translating to MKFEYRARSAEGDLSGVLEAGSREAALSLMKGRGWVPLELKEVPEGERKLFGGLALLQPKVKLKDLAVAFRQLSTMISAGITVAGALNIIKEQVHSKALASAFETVSRGVMAGRGLADAMSADKAFSPLVISLIRAGEEGGVLDLSLQRLATLLEKQEALRKKISSALVYPMVVLSICVMVMGILVFVVIPRFSQVFNQMGIELPLVTKLVFAFALGARDNGLLIGLVLAILVVLVMLLKQIPSFRARWDRVKLRIPLIGDVIYKGIMARSFRTLGTLVSSGVPILRCLDMAAGVANNHFVGGAFQKLKEGAEKGVPLNVVAKRENLFPPMVCHMVAIGEETGKLEEMLEKVADWYDMELEEKVKALTSALEPMLILFVGGVVAVVAMSIFFPIISAIQSLM from the coding sequence TTGAAGTTCGAGTACCGAGCTAGGAGCGCCGAGGGGGATTTGTCGGGGGTCTTGGAGGCGGGATCCAGAGAGGCCGCCCTTTCCCTCATGAAGGGCAGGGGCTGGGTGCCCTTGGAGTTGAAGGAAGTCCCTGAGGGGGAGCGCAAGCTATTTGGAGGCCTTGCGCTGCTCCAGCCCAAGGTGAAGCTGAAGGATCTTGCGGTGGCCTTCAGGCAGCTTTCCACCATGATATCTGCCGGCATAACCGTGGCGGGGGCTCTTAACATCATAAAGGAACAGGTTCACAGCAAGGCCTTGGCCTCGGCTTTTGAGACCGTATCTAGGGGTGTTATGGCAGGCCGTGGCTTGGCGGACGCCATGAGCGCCGATAAGGCGTTCTCTCCTTTGGTGATATCCCTCATAAGGGCGGGGGAAGAGGGCGGCGTCCTGGACTTGAGCCTTCAGCGGTTGGCCACGTTGCTTGAGAAACAGGAGGCGTTGCGGAAGAAGATCTCCTCGGCGTTGGTCTATCCCATGGTGGTGTTGTCCATCTGCGTGATGGTCATGGGAATATTGGTGTTCGTGGTAATACCGCGGTTCTCTCAGGTGTTTAATCAGATGGGGATAGAGTTGCCGCTGGTGACGAAGTTGGTTTTTGCCTTTGCCCTGGGGGCCAGGGATAACGGGCTTCTTATAGGCTTGGTGTTGGCGATTTTGGTGGTTCTGGTGATGTTGCTGAAGCAGATACCCTCGTTCAGGGCTAGGTGGGACCGGGTTAAGCTTCGTATCCCTTTGATAGGAGATGTCATCTACAAGGGGATAATGGCCAGGAGCTTTAGGACCTTGGGTACGCTGGTGTCCTCTGGGGTGCCGATCCTTCGGTGCCTTGATATGGCAGCGGGGGTCGCTAACAACCATTTTGTGGGCGGAGCCTTTCAGAAGCTTAAGGAGGGTGCGGAGAAGGGTGTGCCGCTTAACGTGGTGGCCAAGAGAGAGAACCTCTTCCCCCCCATGGTATGCCACATGGTGGCCATAGGGGAGGAGACCGGTAAGCTGGAGGAGATGCTGGAGAAGGTGGCGGACTGGTATGACATGGAGCTGGAGGAGAAGGTGAAGGCCCTTACCTCGGCGTTGGAACCCATGTTGATACTGTTCGTAGGCGGAGTGGTGGCGGTGGTCGCCATGTCCATATTCTTCCCCATAATAAGTGCCATCCAAAGCCTCATGTAG
- a CDS encoding type IV pilus twitching motility protein PilT, with the protein MSVPSLKVLLYEMVKRKASDLHISSSRPPMLRIDGMLIPFDLPDLTPNDVMEYLGDILPPGRHEEFTQKRELDFSFTMVSLDTMPRFRVNCFFEKGNPAIAIRSISTDIRTMDQLKLPREMGQVAEKMRGLFLVTGPTGSGKSTTLAALIQQINMNRSCHIVTVEDPIEYVFRSERAMIHQREVGDDTMSFSEALRRVLRQDPDVIMIGEMRDLETISAAITAAETGHLVLATLHTPDAAQTVDRIVDVFPPYQQQQVRLQLANILIGICSQQLIPLDGGGRVVATELLWATPGVRNCIREGKTSQIKSMMQTGSSIGMHSMDQDLVRLYREGILSREAVEQYCFDPKEVEHLLGGPVLVR; encoded by the coding sequence ATGTCGGTTCCGTCATTGAAAGTGCTTTTATATGAGATGGTAAAGCGAAAGGCCAGCGACCTTCACATAAGTTCTTCCAGGCCTCCCATGCTGCGAATAGACGGGATGTTGATACCCTTTGATCTTCCGGACCTTACTCCTAACGACGTGATGGAGTATCTGGGGGATATTCTGCCTCCCGGAAGACATGAGGAGTTCACCCAGAAGAGGGAGTTGGATTTCAGTTTCACCATGGTGTCTTTGGACACCATGCCTCGTTTCCGTGTGAACTGTTTCTTTGAGAAGGGGAATCCCGCCATAGCCATCCGTTCCATCTCCACGGACATAAGGACCATGGATCAGTTGAAGCTGCCGAGGGAGATGGGGCAGGTGGCGGAGAAGATGAGGGGACTTTTCCTGGTCACGGGGCCCACTGGATCCGGTAAGAGCACCACGTTGGCGGCCCTGATCCAGCAGATCAATATGAACCGATCTTGCCACATAGTGACGGTGGAGGATCCCATAGAGTACGTCTTTAGATCTGAGCGGGCCATGATACACCAGCGGGAGGTTGGGGATGACACCATGTCATTCTCCGAGGCTTTGCGCCGTGTCTTGCGTCAGGACCCGGACGTGATAATGATCGGAGAGATGAGGGACTTGGAGACCATCTCGGCGGCCATAACCGCGGCGGAGACTGGCCACTTGGTGTTGGCCACGCTGCACACCCCTGACGCCGCCCAAACGGTGGATCGAATCGTGGACGTGTTTCCCCCTTATCAACAGCAACAGGTTAGGCTTCAGCTGGCCAACATACTGATAGGGATATGCTCTCAGCAGCTGATACCCTTGGACGGCGGCGGCAGGGTTGTCGCCACGGAGCTTCTTTGGGCGACGCCTGGGGTGAGAAACTGCATAAGGGAGGGCAAGACGTCCCAGATTAAGAGCATGATGCAGACGGGAAGCTCCATTGGCATGCATTCCATGGATCAGGATCTGGTGAGGCTCTACAGGGAGGGGATCCTCTCCAGGGAGGCGGTGGAGCAGTACTGCTTTGACCCGAAGGAAGTGGAACACCTGTTGGGGGGACCTGTCTTGGTGCGATGA
- a CDS encoding ATPase, T2SS/T4P/T4SS family: MVDTKHMRLGDILIQAGVLTESTLNAALKEQKVSSMRLGEILVKNGWVSEKHLAEALSRQLKVPLVSLARYKPTPEVLKVVPENMARRLEVVPLSLLDNGRLLVATSDPLNVVALDELKMATGREIELSIAMVSEIRRAFEQFYRVHTTLEEAMVEVMEDKPSDSSLNLVDVGVDDAPVVKLVNSIMEEAVKEGTSDIHIEVFERGARVRYRIDGALFDSLEYPKNLHPAVCSRIKIMSGMDISERRRPQDGRILLKVGNKRVDLRVSSLPSIFGEKIVMRLLDQDKAMVGLERLGFSPDERALLEDMASLPYGIILVTGPTGSGKSTTLYSLLEVMNTPDVNIITVEDPVEYTMPGITQVQVNEKAGLTFSETLRSILRQDPDKIMIGEIRDQETAQLAIRAALTGHLVLSTLHTNDAPSAVARLLDMGIQPFMVSSAVVGVVAQRLARRLCSSCKKQIELPDAVARSLDLPPGTRVFAPVGCDDCRNTGYKGRTALFEILMVDEEIKRAIAEGSPVYEIRKLAISKGMTTLRKAGIKKVLDGITSVEEMMSETMQ; encoded by the coding sequence ATGGTGGATACCAAGCACATGCGATTGGGAGACATCTTGATACAGGCCGGCGTTTTGACTGAGAGCACCTTGAACGCGGCGCTTAAGGAGCAGAAGGTGAGCTCCATGCGGCTTGGTGAGATACTGGTGAAGAACGGTTGGGTTTCGGAGAAACACTTAGCTGAAGCCCTGAGCCGGCAGCTCAAGGTGCCCTTGGTGTCCCTTGCCAGGTACAAGCCCACCCCGGAGGTATTAAAGGTAGTGCCTGAGAACATGGCGAGGCGCCTTGAAGTGGTGCCTTTAAGCCTGTTGGATAATGGCAGACTTCTTGTGGCCACTTCGGATCCCCTTAACGTGGTGGCGCTGGACGAATTAAAGATGGCAACTGGTAGGGAGATAGAGCTTAGCATCGCCATGGTCTCCGAGATAAGGCGGGCGTTTGAGCAGTTCTACCGGGTTCACACCACATTGGAGGAAGCCATGGTGGAGGTGATGGAGGACAAACCATCCGATTCGTCGTTGAACCTGGTGGACGTGGGGGTGGATGATGCCCCGGTGGTGAAGCTGGTCAACTCGATCATGGAGGAGGCAGTTAAAGAAGGTACCTCTGACATTCACATAGAGGTCTTTGAAAGGGGGGCGAGGGTGCGCTACAGGATAGACGGCGCCCTCTTTGATTCCCTTGAGTATCCCAAGAACCTGCATCCGGCTGTTTGCTCCAGGATAAAGATAATGAGCGGAATGGACATATCGGAGCGCAGGAGGCCCCAGGACGGAAGGATCTTGTTAAAGGTTGGCAACAAGAGGGTGGATCTTCGTGTTTCTTCCCTTCCATCCATATTTGGCGAGAAGATAGTCATGCGATTGTTGGACCAGGATAAGGCCATGGTTGGATTGGAGCGGTTGGGCTTCAGCCCCGATGAGAGGGCTCTTCTTGAGGACATGGCGTCCCTTCCGTACGGCATCATACTGGTGACCGGGCCCACGGGGAGCGGTAAATCCACCACCCTTTACTCGCTGCTTGAGGTCATGAACACGCCGGATGTGAACATAATAACGGTGGAGGATCCGGTGGAGTACACGATGCCCGGGATTACCCAGGTGCAGGTGAATGAAAAGGCAGGGCTTACGTTCAGTGAGACCTTGCGGTCCATCCTTCGGCAGGACCCGGACAAGATAATGATAGGAGAGATCCGGGATCAAGAGACCGCCCAGCTGGCCATAAGGGCCGCGTTGACCGGTCACTTGGTACTCTCCACACTGCACACCAACGACGCCCCCAGCGCGGTGGCAAGGCTTTTGGACATGGGGATACAGCCTTTTATGGTCTCTTCGGCCGTGGTTGGCGTTGTAGCTCAGCGGCTTGCTAGGAGGTTGTGCAGTTCGTGCAAGAAGCAGATTGAGCTGCCTGATGCGGTGGCAAGATCCCTTGATTTGCCGCCGGGGACCAGGGTTTTCGCTCCGGTGGGGTGTGACGACTGCAGGAACACCGGATACAAGGGACGTACCGCCCTTTTCGAGATACTCATGGTGGATGAGGAGATAAAGAGGGCCATCGCCGAGGGATCCCCGGTGTATGAGATCCGAAAGTTAGCCATATCCAAGGGAATGACAACTTTGAGAAAGGCTGGAATTAAAAAGGTCTTAGATGGTATAACTAGTGTGGAAGAGATGATGTCTGAGACCATGCAGTAA